atttgtgtcttctttgtcaggttttaaattggtgacaacatataaacaccttctaatgcacaacatgggtcagaaatcaccttgtgcaagggttttattcaaaaagtaagaaatgaaaacaaaaaattaggatgtatgatgatcaagaacaaattatttgaggaaaacctggaatattgaatgatggaattaatttattgcaaagatatagaatataaaaacttagtctggtcactttagaccttgttgtgcatcaaagggttaactgaaGGATACATCCTGAATCAAATCATCATTGTGCATCACCCTTACTCTAATGTATAACCTtaaatctatatctatatttgaATAATGTCCTATAGTTAGGCTACATAGTAGAGTAAGTGAAGCCTTATTTTGAAGACCTGTATTGGTGGAGGCTTGGCTGTGGTTTATGCTCTTCCTCCCATCGTGCCAGTGGTTTTCTAACTTCAGCTGAAAAGTTAGACACGCTTTTGTTACGATTTCACGTCATAGCATGAATTATAAGACTTTATGGGTTAACCAGCGGACTTTGGACATTTCAGCGCCATAAACTCGCGTTTAGTTTGAAGGCTTGGCAGCACAAAGTAGGGCGGGCAAAGTGAAACTAAGACGTGGAAGACAAGAAAATGATCGCCTGTATAATGCTGCCAACACACACCAAAGTTATTCTACCtggtaaaatgtattaaacgCGTCATCCCTTACCTGCCATCTCTCAAATCTTCAGTCACAGAATGTTTAAAGTGAAGCCTGAAAGTTACACATGTAAACTCCAACTTGTAGCAGCATGTGTGCAGGCGGGTTGCGTAATGCGTACTGGCTGAGATGATAACGATGCTTCCTGTTTAATACCGAGAAACAGCCTTCTTTACATCACTAGATTACTGCTGCAGGCCAACGAGGTGtggctttataaaaataaaaagacagagcCAATGCTCCTAGTGTCAAGGTGCTGATCCCAGGAGAGTGTGGGATTTTATTATCCAAgatattgtattatttaaagaaaaaaggccCATCTCCCTATCTCAGTCTGGAAAAATAGAACAAGTTGTTTGCGTTTAGGGGAAATTTGCCCTGTCACTGAGGTCAGACATGTGCCAGTTTCATGTTTGAGACATCCTTTACTGAAGTACaagttacaagtaaaagtcctgcaaaatTCTACTGCAGTCATATTTAGAGCATTCGGTGACATCTGAACACCTGAACCTGTTTTACCTGTTCATggttgcatgagaaaaactttgCATTATGGATCTGTTCCaaagatgtatttttttagGTGTGCATCAAGTTTTAtagatatacaggtgcatctaaataaattagaatatcatagaaaagtttatatatatatttatatatatatatacacatacatatatattgacTTGGTTGGGGATATTTGACtttaactactggaaatggactgtTCCAtgaaattctattttattgagaGGAACCTGTATGTGACGTGACACCTTCCTGTGAGAGAATCAAGAAGCAGAACCCTTTCTATGCAGGACACACCTGAACCTGTTTTACCTGTTCATggttgcatgagaaaaactttgCATTATGGATCTGTTCcaaagatgtattttttttaggtgtGCATCAAGTTTTATagatgtacaggtgcatctaaataaattagaatatcagcgaaaagtttttatatatatattattttattatttaacatttcatgtcttcgtttatttaatttcttctaattataatgattatggcttacatttaatgaagacctaaaatatAGTGtctaaaaattacaaaagaccaattttaaaaagtatgtttaatatggaaatgttaacctctgaaaagtatgtccatatatataaataaataaatagtaaataaattaatatatatatatataaaatttattatatattatattataatttagccttataatatatatatatatatataataaatataatatatattatatatatatataataaatataatatatttatatatattatatatatatatatatatataatatatatatatcatatatttatatatatatatcatatatttatatatatatcatatatttatcatttatatttaagtccatatatatatatatggacttggttggggctatttgactttaactactggaaattgacttttccatgatattctatatatatatatatatatatatatatatatatatatatattctatatatataagatatatacatttttatgccGTCCCCATTTGGAAATTGGGGACGGCATGGTTCAGGTAAATTGGGATAATGTCATATTCATATAACATGATAAAAAGAAGCACCTCACATGTCAACACAAGCACAGATTCTACAGCTAACTTCACATTGATTTAGActttttaatgattaattaattaactccAAATTGATGGTAATCCCCTAAATTGTGCAAGATACATAATTaagtttaagaaaaataaatcactttaaaatatGCCTTGAAATATATAAttcaaggcaaaaaaaaaattcaaggcAAAAAATTGTCCCAAATTACCAAACTTGTCACTGAAAAACTGTTGATGTTATGTCAAGTACAACAAAATAGTCAACCATTCATTATCCTGATCCTCGGGTCACGGGTCTGGAGGGTTGACATATAGAAACAGACAaccatgctctcattcactcctacgggcaaattagagtcaccaattaaacctgagtgcatgtttttggaccgTGGGATAAAACACAAACTAACATATTGTGGCTTTAAGGAGATCACTGATAGAAAAGTGTCTTTACTTCTCCGTCAGAAAAGGCTGTCTGATGGTGAGGTTTCTGCTTCTCCAAGCTGGAGGTGTGCCGATttcagattagattagattcaactttattgtcattgaacagagtaaaaGTACCAGGACAACGAAatgtagtttagcatctaaccagaagtgcagagtagatagatagatagatagatagatagatagatagatagatagatagatagatagatagatagatagatagatagatagatagatagatagatagatagatagatagatagatagatagatagatagatagatagactttatttatcccaatcTGTGAAAtaacagtgtagcagcagcattacacacagagacaataacaacacaattaaataaaaagaacaacctaggcatacttcaagcaataaaatataaaaatacaataaaaaataaagtgtctagagaaggagtatgtattaaggagtagaatagaattccagtgcagaataaatatgaatatacagtataaaaatgttggtgctatgaaacaaataaggtgcaatgaacagtgtgcataaaaaacacataaagttcatagacagtatgtaatgaaccagactattatttgttattgttattgtacagtgtgatggcatgtggaaggaaagtTTTTTTGTATTAGTATTTAGTATTTAGTTATTAGAGCAGTAAAGTGCAAGGTATTTACATATGAacacagtgtataaatatagtgcaggtatgaattgaatatgctataggatatatactgtgaatgaatatgttatagaaatatatacagtaaagaatgtacagtaaagcagcagtgcaggtagatgaatggatggtaatAAATAGTCATAAACAGTCATAAACAGTCATTAATGTGGCAGATTACAGGACAGCAGGTGGTCACCTCTGTGTAGAGTTCAACAGGCTGACGGGAAAAACCTGTTCCTGAACCTGCTGCAACACACTGGCTCTGAATAAGTATCTCATATaacctgtccctttaagacaggggtgtcaaactcaaatacacaatgggccaaaatttaaaacttgaataaaatcgcgggccaacattgaacaaataaaccttttaatatataccaaacatgttttgctttaacattaaatatggaaccagcaacgcttataaacatacaatatataactaaatagtgcagacatgcaaaatcaaatttcaaataaaaaacacatcaatgtcattaatttacaataataatataataatttggtattgcctcgcgggccagagtttgacacccctgctttaagaCCAAGTGAGATACTTGACTAACATTTCTATCATTGACTTTCTCCTTCCAGAGCTTCTCGGTGGTTGGATGATCAAGcttttacatcatttatcattttcattcagtcccatgtgaggctgatcattcctgagtgtAGCTTTGAtatgagtgacatcatttatcattatattatgataaattattattattctgaagAAAGGACTCCTCATGGCTCCTGAaacttttcctctctcctcgccTCGTTTCCTTGAGTCTCTCCATGCAACAAGGAAACGATGCAAGTCAGGTAAACAAGGATGCAAATAAGAGAAATGAGAAAGGCCCAAGCACTGAACAAAGGCAGTTCATCTAAATCAGGGGGGGGCAACCTTTACtcactaaagagccactgttggccaaaagaaaaaagaaaatcgcggaatggagccgcaagccttatattgagcctaaaatgaaaattaaacagcctaataagtctaaattagcctaccaacattattaatagtcatattgagcatttattaatatgattttgaaaaggaGTCTATCccggggaactcaaaactaaactcaaaattggcaaaacttaaaagttAAGTCGCGGGCCGgagactttcataagctatgaagcatattttagttgacttaaatgtcttttttaatatgctgtaaaaaggctatacaattttacaattgaggaatacaaatagcttttggtctacaccattgataaatgaacattttaatgtaaaaatatgtacatcattttttttgtctcagccacggggagcccctgcaggcggcctaaagagccacatgaggctctggagccacaggttgaccacccctgatctaaattAATAGATTACTTTCTTACCACCAcccatttaaaaatgttcatatCAAATGCAGTAAATAGCCTATGAggccttttacttttgatacttgaagGACGTTTATCTAATACTTGTGTAGTTAAAGATTAGAAGTTTTTGTAACACAAAACTTCAGATCTGTGTAAAGGGCCTTATTAGAATaggcctttttcttttgcaaacttTAGGCAAAGtctgtgtaaataataaaatgagcaATGGTTGAATTGCATTTATCTGCTTCAGTTTAAGGGTTGTAGTTGTGCTGGTTCACACCGTCATTACTTACTAAGTACAACGTCCgtcaaaatctacattaagTTTATTAATACTACATGTTTGGAATACCTAGAacctgttaaaaaacattaaataatgctCTCCTCACCTGACAAATAttcaccaaaacaaacagacagaactggagaggagaggacaggagaggtcataatagttcaatatgtatagcatctGAAGaccaatttttttctcttcaatttttatgacacttgtgggatatatacattttcaaaaatgttggatatataaattccatattattccagttaaaaaaaaattattagacaaatcgtcacactgttcATGTGATTAGAATATCATCgaaagttttatatatatatatatatatatatatatatatatatatatatatatatatatattttaattaacatttcctgtcttcatttatttaatttcttctaattataatgattatggcttacatttaatgaagacctaaaatatAGTGtctaaaaattacaaaagacaaattttaaaaagtatgtttcatatatatatatatatatgatatatatatatatatatatatatatatatatatatatacttttctcTCTGAAAAGTATATAGAGGTCaaaatttccatattaaacatactttttaaaattggtgatcatgtgattttacccctttaagataatgaccTATGTCAATTTGTGcctatgtcaaaataaaatgtgacttaggcaatttttttgaacatgcctttgtgacttaagcaagatggtaacactttattttgaaggtgtctacataagagtgacatgagcgtgtcataaacatgacatgggatgtgtcatgaacattaatgacactttgaagtaacattaatgctcatgatacttgtcatgtcatgtttctgacaggcttgtgtcactcttatgtagacaccttcaaaataaagtgttaccatatcttgcttaagtcacaaaggcatgttcaaaaaattgcctaaatcatttatttctcttaaattacataatttacacacagtgttattactatgccaatagccattatagcgattattttaacagggtgacgatttgcTTCTCAaaatttgaagtaacattacAGCAACGTTACaattttggtgaagttttttgtgtttcctgcaaaacttgagttaggcgattattttaacagggtgacggaATTCAACTTgtgcttttctatttttatgatttatgtgaCGTCAGGCCACAAAGAGGTCTTTGAAAGTTTATTTgcaggtttgtttgtttatttaaggTTTATTTGTAGTGAAACACAAGGCCAAAGTGAGTAATAGAAACAAAAACCCGCCGTGGGGTATTGCAGTGTGGTGACGCTAGAGGGCGATATTCCATTTAACCTGATTTGTAACATtccaaaaaaaatcagagaagaagaaacagacaaaatggcTGTGGGACGGAGCTAGCTGCTCGGCTAATGTAAACATCTTCAACAGCAGACTGGAGCTGGAGAGAACAAAACCTCACCACATTGCTTTGTGACACTGCGGATGAGCGTGTACGTTGGCACCAAATCCACGTAGCATCTTCACTGACATAacgtttatttagctatttagctagctagcttagctcTGTAATTAGCTTGGGTTAACAGTGGTAGCTAGCTGTAGATTAGCTTGTTGATTTCGCGTTTTTTTCAGTAAACTTTGCTGTGTAAACACTCTTGCCTAACGCTGCTTTGATATAACCATATTTCGgaataatatgtaaataagaGACACTGTTTTAAGAGGATAATTTGTTTTGGGGTGTACTGTTCTGTCAGTTCAGTGCTGTGAGAAAGCTACAAGCTAattcagctaatgctaacaggtAGATAGGTCAAAGCTTCAGCAGATGTATTGGCTCATAAAAgacatcaaataataataattattggtCTGGCTATGCTACAATAAAGTACTAAAGTTAATTTTGCTCGTTCTGTTGATATTTGGACTTGAGCTCAGCTAAGTCAACACTGTGGAAAGTTGTTATGCAATTTTAAGAAGCAAATCGTCagcttgttaaaataatcgctaTAATGGCTATTGGCCTAGTAATAACACTGTATCTaaagtatgtaacttaagagaaataaatgacttaggcaattttttttaacatgcctttgtgactaaagcaagatatggtaacactttattttgaaggtgtctacataagagtgacacaagcctgtcagaaacatgacatgacaagtatcatgagcattaatgttacttcaaagtgtcattaatgttcatggcACATCCATGTCATGTTTACGACACACtgatgtcactcttatgtagacaccttcaaaataaagtgttaccatatcttgcttaagtcacaaaggcatgttcaaaaaattgcctaagtcacattttattttgacttaggtataataaatccgcttaagtcacacacttggcaaaaaaaaatattttttttgacaaaaaatgactaagatgattattttaacagggtgatgaaaTGCAATGAGTCTCTTCTACACATGACAATACACTGTTTTTGGCATTTGGCATTGCTGTTTGTACTCACTGCATTGGTTGTGAAAGTTGTCTGTGTTCTGGTGCCCCATGCAGTCATTTCCAACTTTGGTGAACTATGATGAGCCAGCGGCGTGGGATCCATCTGGAccaatcagagctgctctgcaAAAAAGGATGTGGTTTTTATGGCAACACTGGCTGGCAGGGCCTGTGCTCGAAGTGCTGGCGAGAGGAAAATCAGCGAGAAAAGCAAAAACAGATTCAGGAAGACTGGGCACTTGCTGAGAggtttgtttgtctctgtgaACAATTATTCCTTCAAAAACAATTTAACATTATGTCTTAAGTTCCTTCGCCTCTTCATTTTCTTGGCTTGCTGtcgtgtctgtctgtccatccaaCGACTGTTACCCTTATAATACTATAACTCCCTcccaggctgcagagagaggaagaggaagcttACGCAAGCAGACAGCAGAAGACCCAATCACAGCCTTCCATTACACCCTTCAGCAAGTTTGAGGagagaaaaactaaagaaaagtcCAGCAAAGTCAACACGGTCACTAAGTTTTTTAGCCCTTCCACAAAAACACCACCAAAAAAAGGTACGCACTATTCACACACTGCCGCAAGAGATGCTAGTGATTTATGAAACCTTTATTTGAAACGTTTTTATTGCTGTTCCCGAGTTGATAATATGTGTCGTTATCATTTGGTggtgatgtatttatttattattctcttTCGTTACATTAGGCTTGTTTTGATCAAACTTTTTCTGTGCGTGCAATTTTTTGCGGAACTGCTTGTGATGCCCTGTTTTACTGGAAACACATTAACAAGCAAAACCGAACTGAGGTCacctaatttttttgttttcagttgaaCCACTTCCTTAAATGTGTTACTCGATAACCTACACACAGTctggttaaaataagtaaaataagtgCAGTATGTGGGTCAATTGCAGCAAGTTGCAATGGctattatgaaaataatattaaatgtcTTCCTCCAGATGTTGCTTTTGACGCTCACTCCAGCCCGAGCCCCAGCTCCTCCACCAGCCGCCATTCCTCCGTGGACAGCGACCACGCAACGCGAGACTTCATTGATTTTCTCAAACCGCTGAAGTCTGGCAGGGAGATCTTCAAACAGTGCCGGGCCTTCACTGAGAGCATGGTCTACAAACGGGTGAGCTGAAACACATTATTCATAACATTTTTGTGGGTGAAATAAGCTTGTTATGTTATTTCCTAcaaattaatagttttgcacatCTGAACAACCTGTTAAAAGATACTTtcccttattttattatttttttaaattaaattgtgtcTGTCACCCTGCACCATTAGGGTATTGTCAAGATGAAATCTAATGAAATATGATCTGAAATGTTTATTTCCATTGCTTGCTCAGGACATGGGAGCTGATGAGCTGTCAGAGTGTGTGCAGGATTTCTACCAGAACCTCTCAGATCGCCTTCACACCCAGTCCAAAGGTCCTGCTCCACTCTGACACTTAAGAACAATATATCAAGAGGTATTAATATGCAGTGCTTTTAATACCTTTCCCTCTAAtacctttttatttctgtttctagGTTCGTCAGATCATGTAGAGAGCGTTATGGATGAAGTAGAGAAATACATGATGACTCGTCTGTATAAAGAAGTCTTCTGTCCTGAGACCACAGATGACGAGAAGAAAGACCTGGCCATTCAGAAGAGAATTAGGTCAGCAAACAAAAGCTGTCATAATGCATAATATTCATTAATTTCTCTGCATTCCAGCTAAgcaccaaaaaacacaattgcTGGTAAAATTGTTACGTTTTTCttgaaattagggctgggcgatatggccctaaaagaatatcacgatatttcaggctatttttgcgataacgattattcttcacgatattacgaaatacttaaaaagatatataaaatgtttttttttagtctgtataaataaataaaaatctaaaatgtagtgtgaagtgcaaatctcaacagttgccaaatacaaaatacgttgactcttgagtatgagcaaataataaaaaataaccatttaggggttccgggggcatattttaatgacattttgtaaaggggaataaaggttcttgtatgttttatttaaggcatcttattttgacagtcttcttgtaagttctgtggtggattatgttaacacaccatgctcttattttgaaacctgcatgtgtttagctacagagagtaagtagctttttgtgattaaaacaactttaattgttagccttacaccactacatcaagaagtaggaatgttgccaatatcatgatatgcattttttttaaccctaaaaaaatatacagatattatcgtgaacgatacgatatggcacacccctacttgaAAATGATTGAAATCGTTGTGTGTTCTGTTACAGATCCTTGCACTGGGTCACCATAGAGATGCTGTGTGTTCCTGTAGACGAGGAGATCGCTGCCGTGTCGGACAGTGTAGTCAAAGCCATCACAGGTaagtttcagtgtttttcagAAGGCCTTTATTAGCTTAGCAGCAGAGATCAAGTAagattttcagattttaaaaaatgccatcCTCTCAAATGTTTGCATGTCTCAGATGTGATTGAAATGGATTCAAAGTGCGTGCCCAAGGAGAAGCTGGCGTGCATCACGCGCTGCAGCAAGCACATCTTCAACGCCATCAATATCAGCAAGAAAGAGGCTGCGTCTGCCGATGACTTCCTCCCCACGCTCATCTACATCGTGCTGAAAGCAAACCCTCCGAGGCTGCAGTCCAACATCCAGTATATCACCCGCTTCAGCAACCCCAGCAGACTGATGACTGGAGAGGACGGCTACTACTTCACTAATCTGGTGAGGGAATCAGTACATGCCTGCATCTCTGTGacttatagtgtgtgtgtgtgtgtgtgtgtgtgtgtgtgtgtgtgtgctcatgatTTAaaccagaggtgtcaaactctggcccgtgggccaaatttggcccgcagtataattatatttggcccgcgaggaaataccaaatgacaacccgagctggcccgccggtattatacagcacaaataacactacaaatcccagaatgctctgctggtgttttggcttgaacacagtagatcagtgtggagcaaactgagcaacaattaaagttgtctttatgcactttttcttgctagtccaaggcttgaatggttgcacattcattgaaggatattattattattagtcatttggtttattattgttattttattcttatatttatttttagcctgtggaaaaagattactgttaaatttaaatttaaagaaggccgcatataaaataaagggacatacgatttttatttaagaaattaatgccattgatgtgtttttttgttttatttgatgttcgattttgcatgtttgcaatattaagttatatcaagctttgcttgttccatttcgtttgaacttgtttaggtcaattttttcaataaatatcaatgttggcccgcgactttgtccaagtttaaaattttggcccactgtgtatttgagtttgacaccctgACTTAAACACTTGAACATCAAGAATAGTGTGttttatattgaaatattgAAGCGTTTTGGTCTGCTATTTTACTGGTGATGTCTGTACgttcatattttttaagtataaaaTTGACGCTACAGACTGCTGACATCATAGGTGAGATTTCCTTCTAACAACCCTCCTCATCCTGTTCCCCCAGTGCTGCGCTGTGGCCTTCATAGAGAAGCTGGACGGTCAGTCCCTGAACCTCAGCGCTGAGGAGTTTGATCTCTACATGTCGGGCCAGGCGTCGCCTCACTGGCCACCGTCCAGCGGAGCTTCTTCCTGCTCGCCAGGCGGCGCCGCTCTCACTCAGGTCCACCAGCGGCTGGACCTGCTGACGGGGCTCGGCCAGAGGCAGGACCGGGTCATGGAGAAGGCCCGCAAGATGGAGAGCGACCTCATCGACTGGACGGACGAAGTGGAGCAGAAGGTGCACAGTGTTCTGGAGAGCTTCTCCCCAGAGACACAAACCCCCCCTGCTACCACCGCTGGTGGAACAGCCTCCGCAGCATCATCAGCTATCGACTCTGATAACGTTGAGAACGAACACCTGCCCCCTCCGCTGCAGCCGCAGGTGTTTGCTGGTTgatgtgaagaaaaaataaatcctcTCGAGGCTttactcctcctcccccctccccctgctCCCTGCTGGTAAACTTTGCTGTCCGCATGCACATACAGCAGCATTCTGACATGGATCATCTCCACTCCAGCCCCATCTGTTCCATCCACCCATCGCCCAAGAGGCCCTGAAATTACACTACACAATTACAAAAGTGACTATTAAATTAAAGGAACAGTTTGGCATTTAGCAAAGCAGACTTACtgtatttgctttcttgcaagAGTTAGAATAGAAGATCAATAACCACCAGGGTTCATACAAAGTGTTTGAAGTACGGAAAATGCTTCAATTAAATCGTTTTCAAGGTTcggaaaatgcttgaatttaaagagtgcttgattttcaacataatatGATGTTGCATCGACACAATCACTCATGTTAACCAACAATCTGAGTGTTTGAAATGAAGCGATCCCGTTGTCTCACACCAAACGAGCTGAGCTGCTCATAACGAGATAATTCCCCCTTACTCTGGAAATTTACAAGCATTAAATACTCTTGATTGAAACATACAGTCAAagttaataaaaacagtttgtaaaataaacaaaatgtcaaTATTGCTGTAGATATAAATTAattctgtaaagttttttttagcaattgcATTCATAGGAACAATTTAGATGTGATGTTAAAGCCTTCAAGAGTTTAGACATcttgaattttactcttaaaGCTGTATGAACCATGAACTCATGTCTGTAAATATGAAACTAAGACAAAAAGGTTAGAAAGAGATGGGGGGGAGCTAGCCTGGCTCagtccaaaggtaacaaaaatCTACTAACCAGCATCTCTAAAGCTCACTATTAAGACATTATAaacatattgtttgtttaattttcaatagacaaattattttttcacccgTGGACAGTGTCAGACTCACTTTCAGCTTTTGTGTGAAGCTTCAGCCTCTTACCAGACCAGCTCTGGTTCCTCTTTAACAGACAAGCATCAGAGTGTTATCACTCTTCTTATCTCACTCAAGG
This is a stretch of genomic DNA from Centropristis striata isolate RG_2023a ecotype Rhode Island chromosome 4, C.striata_1.0, whole genome shotgun sequence. It encodes these proteins:
- the rabgef1l gene encoding RAB guanine nucleotide exchange factor (GEF) 1, like, with amino-acid sequence MMSQRRGIHLDQSELLCKKGCGFYGNTGWQGLCSKCWREENQREKQKQIQEDWALAERLQREEEEAYASRQQKTQSQPSITPFSKFEERKTKEKSSKVNTVTKFFSPSTKTPPKKDVAFDAHSSPSPSSSTSRHSSVDSDHATRDFIDFLKPLKSGREIFKQCRAFTESMVYKRDMGADELSECVQDFYQNLSDRLHTQSKGSSDHVESVMDEVEKYMMTRLYKEVFCPETTDDEKKDLAIQKRIRSLHWVTIEMLCVPVDEEIAAVSDSVVKAITDVIEMDSKCVPKEKLACITRCSKHIFNAINISKKEAASADDFLPTLIYIVLKANPPRLQSNIQYITRFSNPSRLMTGEDGYYFTNLCCAVAFIEKLDGQSLNLSAEEFDLYMSGQASPHWPPSSGASSCSPGGAALTQVHQRLDLLTGLGQRQDRVMEKARKMESDLIDWTDEVEQKVHSVLESFSPETQTPPATTAGGTASAASSAIDSDNVENEHLPPPLQPQVFAG